A section of the Verrucomicrobium sp. GAS474 genome encodes:
- a CDS encoding alternate F1F0 ATPase, F1 subunit alpha — translation MNAAPESLQSVVDLVFAGISQVREAFTPQLKSRETGKILSVSTGIARVSGLPGVGFEELVRFPGDVFGIAFNIDEDDVGVVLLGEYTHLNAGDEVQRTGRVMDVPVGDEVLGRVIDPLGQPLDGGRALSATERLPIERAAVPIMDRAPVTVPLQTGLKVVDALIPIGRGQRELILGDRQTGKTAIAIDTILNQRGRNVLCVYCAIGQRASALAKTVAVLREKGAMDYTVVVVTEGNAPPGLSYIAPYAATSIAEHFMESGRDVLIVYDDLTQHARAYREISLLLRRPPGREAFPGDIFYIHSRLLERATHLCAERGGGSLTAIPVIETEAQNISAYIPTNLISITDGQIYLSPALFELGVLPAVDVAKSVSRVGGKAQRGAYRAVAGDLKLAYAQFEELESFARFGARLDDGTRKVVEHGRRIRACLKQQESEPVSTPSQIAVLLALGEKLFDSVPLDRMAEAERTVREAAKEIPKEMCLRFETEKTLGGEDRKAIVELVRAALSPFQPKPEPDAKP, via the coding sequence ATGAATGCGGCCCCTGAAAGCTTGCAGAGCGTCGTCGACCTTGTGTTCGCTGGAATAAGCCAGGTAAGGGAAGCCTTCACGCCCCAGTTGAAATCCCGGGAGACGGGAAAGATCCTGAGCGTATCGACAGGTATTGCCCGGGTATCCGGGCTTCCGGGGGTCGGGTTTGAGGAGTTGGTGAGGTTCCCTGGCGATGTGTTTGGCATCGCCTTCAATATCGATGAAGACGATGTTGGCGTCGTTTTGCTTGGCGAATACACTCATCTGAACGCGGGCGATGAGGTCCAGCGCACAGGCCGGGTCATGGATGTGCCCGTGGGCGATGAGGTGCTGGGCCGGGTCATCGATCCCCTCGGACAACCGCTCGACGGCGGTAGGGCGCTGTCCGCCACGGAGCGGCTCCCGATCGAGCGTGCCGCTGTCCCCATCATGGATCGGGCTCCCGTCACGGTCCCGCTCCAGACCGGCCTCAAGGTCGTCGATGCGCTTATCCCCATCGGGCGGGGTCAGCGTGAATTGATCCTGGGTGACCGGCAGACCGGTAAAACGGCCATCGCCATCGACACGATCCTCAATCAACGGGGGCGGAACGTCCTGTGCGTGTATTGCGCCATCGGGCAGCGGGCTTCCGCCCTGGCAAAAACGGTGGCTGTTTTGCGGGAAAAGGGGGCGATGGACTACACCGTTGTCGTGGTGACGGAGGGGAACGCTCCCCCCGGCCTTTCTTACATCGCCCCCTATGCGGCGACGAGCATCGCCGAGCACTTCATGGAGTCCGGACGGGACGTGCTCATCGTCTATGACGATCTCACCCAGCATGCCCGTGCTTACCGGGAGATTTCCCTTCTGCTCCGCCGTCCGCCGGGGCGCGAGGCGTTTCCGGGGGATATTTTCTATATTCATTCGCGGTTGCTGGAACGGGCGACTCATCTGTGTGCCGAGCGGGGAGGCGGTTCGCTTACCGCGATACCGGTCATCGAGACCGAGGCGCAAAATATTTCGGCCTATATTCCGACGAACCTGATTTCGATCACCGACGGGCAGATCTATCTATCCCCCGCGTTGTTCGAGCTGGGGGTCCTTCCGGCGGTCGATGTCGCCAAATCGGTATCCCGTGTCGGGGGCAAGGCGCAACGGGGGGCCTACCGCGCCGTGGCGGGCGATTTGAAGCTCGCCTATGCCCAGTTCGAGGAACTGGAGTCTTTTGCCAGGTTTGGTGCCCGTCTGGATGACGGGACGCGCAAGGTGGTCGAGCATGGAAGACGAATCAGGGCCTGTCTCAAGCAGCAGGAGTCAGAGCCCGTATCGACCCCGTCGCAAATCGCCGTTTTGTTGGCTTTGGGTGAAAAGCTTTTCGATTCCGTGCCGCTGGACCGTATGGCGGAGGCCGAACGCACTGTGAGGGAGGCGGCGAAGGAAATTCCCAAGGAGATGTGTCTCCGCTTTGAAACCGAAAAGACCTTGGGAGGTGAAGATCGCAAAGCGATTGTCGAGCTTGTCCGGGCCGCGCTTTCTCCGTTTCAGCCGAAACCCGAACCGGACGCCAAGCCGTGA
- a CDS encoding F0F1 ATP synthase subunit delta, whose amino-acid sequence MLIDWFTLGAQALNFLVLVWLLKRFLYRPILDAIDIREKRIASEIADANAKRDEAQKEKEEFQRKNEEFDRQRAELLGKAAEEAKRERQGLLDAARKEAEDLTAKRREALTHEAKDLNRALRLRTQQEVFSISRKTLADLADTTLEERLVEVFISRLRTMDGKEKEDIAKSLGATSANALLRSAFDLSTEQHATLQNALNEAFSTATSIRFETFPELIGGIEFSVSGKKMAWSIPDYLASMEEGVGELLEDKAESQPPSKSR is encoded by the coding sequence ATGCTGATCGATTGGTTCACCCTCGGAGCGCAGGCGCTCAACTTCCTCGTCTTGGTGTGGCTGCTGAAGCGCTTTCTTTATCGACCGATTCTCGACGCCATTGATATCCGGGAAAAGCGCATCGCCTCGGAGATCGCGGACGCCAATGCAAAAAGGGATGAGGCCCAAAAAGAGAAAGAGGAGTTCCAGCGCAAGAATGAGGAATTCGATCGTCAACGGGCTGAACTCCTTGGCAAGGCAGCGGAGGAAGCCAAAAGAGAGAGGCAGGGCCTTCTCGATGCTGCGCGGAAGGAGGCGGAGGACTTGACCGCTAAGCGGCGGGAGGCGCTGACGCATGAGGCTAAGGACCTGAATCGGGCGCTCCGGCTTCGAACCCAGCAGGAGGTCTTCTCCATCTCGCGAAAGACGTTGGCCGATCTGGCCGACACCACCCTGGAAGAGCGACTGGTCGAAGTGTTTATCTCTCGGCTGCGGACGATGGACGGTAAAGAGAAGGAAGATATAGCCAAATCGCTGGGAGCGACGTCGGCGAACGCTCTTCTTCGGAGTGCGTTCGATCTTTCCACGGAACAGCACGCGACGTTACAAAATGCGCTCAACGAAGCGTTTTCAACCGCGACTTCGATCCGTTTCGAGACCTTTCCCGAGCTGATCGGGGGAATCGAATTCTCCGTAAGCGGAAAAAAGATGGCTTGGAGCATTCCCGATTATCTGGCGTCGATGGAGGAGGGGGTCGGAGAGCTTCTCGAAGATAAGGCTGAAAGTCAGCCGCCCTCCAAGAGCCGATGA
- a CDS encoding class I fructose-bisphosphate aldolase, translating to MNVPTLAAIAGKLVADDKGLLAMDESNPTCNKRFAKLGIPQTEEARRSYREWIVTTPGLADSISGVILYDETTRQKRGDATPLIDAIADAGIIPGIKVDTGAKDLAGHSGEKVTEGLDGLRDRLQEYFQMGARFAKWRAVITLGNGIPSRGCIEANAHALARYASLCQEAGLVPIVEPEVLMEGTHTLKLCCEVTEEVLTTVFDHLYTQRVMPEGLILKPNMILPGLACPVQAGIDEVADATVRCLLRAVPAAVPGIVFLSGGQSAELASSRLNAMNVRFKSSLPWALSFSFARAIQQPALELWQGKESHVTAAQHALAHRALCNRAARRGEYDATMEKADTASKSVAG from the coding sequence ATGAATGTTCCCACTCTTGCCGCAATCGCAGGGAAGCTGGTCGCCGACGATAAAGGCTTGCTGGCGATGGATGAAAGCAACCCGACTTGTAACAAGCGCTTCGCCAAACTGGGAATTCCCCAGACCGAAGAAGCCCGACGTTCCTATCGGGAATGGATCGTAACGACACCCGGCCTGGCTGATTCCATCAGTGGCGTCATCCTTTATGACGAAACAACCCGTCAAAAAAGGGGGGATGCCACCCCCTTGATCGACGCCATTGCCGATGCGGGAATCATTCCTGGCATCAAGGTCGACACGGGAGCAAAAGATCTCGCGGGCCATTCTGGAGAGAAAGTAACCGAGGGCCTCGACGGCTTACGCGATCGTCTCCAGGAATATTTTCAAATGGGGGCCCGGTTTGCCAAATGGCGGGCCGTAATCACCCTTGGCAATGGCATCCCCAGTCGGGGATGCATTGAGGCGAATGCCCATGCCTTGGCGCGCTATGCCTCACTATGCCAAGAGGCCGGACTCGTCCCCATCGTCGAGCCCGAGGTTCTCATGGAAGGCACTCATACTCTGAAGCTGTGCTGCGAGGTCACGGAGGAAGTCTTGACGACGGTTTTTGATCATCTTTACACCCAACGCGTGATGCCGGAAGGGCTGATCCTCAAGCCCAACATGATCCTCCCCGGATTGGCTTGCCCCGTACAAGCAGGAATCGACGAAGTAGCAGACGCCACGGTGAGATGCCTCTTGCGGGCGGTCCCCGCTGCCGTTCCAGGAATCGTCTTCTTGTCGGGCGGCCAATCGGCCGAATTGGCCTCGAGCCGCTTGAACGCCATGAACGTCAGGTTCAAATCGAGCCTACCGTGGGCGCTATCCTTCTCGTTCGCCCGGGCGATTCAGCAACCGGCTCTCGAACTTTGGCAGGGCAAGGAATCCCATGTGACGGCAGCACAGCACGCCCTAGCTCATCGTGCCCTCTGCAATCGGGCCGCCCGCCGCGGCGAATACGATGCCACGATGGAGAAAGCGGATACGGCCAGCAAGTCGGTTGCAGGCTGA
- a CDS encoding F0F1 ATP synthase subunit C, which produces MDNITIIAAASIVTSGLTTSIGCMAPALGEGRAVATALTALAQQPDASATITRTLFVGLAMIESTAIYCFVVSMILIFANPFWNHVIATVTGK; this is translated from the coding sequence ATGGACAACATTACCATCATAGCCGCCGCTTCCATCGTCACCTCCGGCCTCACGACCAGCATCGGCTGCATGGCACCCGCCTTAGGCGAGGGACGGGCGGTCGCCACTGCTCTCACGGCGCTGGCGCAGCAGCCGGACGCTTCCGCCACGATCACCCGCACGCTGTTCGTCGGCCTGGCGATGATCGAGTCGACGGCGATCTATTGCTTTGTCGTTTCGATGATCCTCATTTTCGCCAATCCGTTCTGGAACCATGTCATCGCCACGGTGACGGGAAAGTGA
- a CDS encoding zinc-dependent alcohol dehydrogenase family protein: MRAMVLESPRTPLREMRLPRPTPGTGQVLVRVSACAVCRTDLQIADGELTHSKLPLVLGHEVVGQVVETGSGAERFKIGTRVGIPWLGWSCGECRYCRSEQENLCEMAQFTGYTLDGGYAEYMTADERFCFAIPESYSDIHAAPLLCAGLIGYRCLCKSGKAERLGIYGFGAAGHIVSQIAQQQGRQVYAFTRPGDDEAQQFALSLGAIWSGDSKTRPPKLLDAAIIFASSGELVPQALKAVAPGGIVVCGGIHMSDIPSFSYDILWRERSICSVANLTRRDGEEFMALASRLPLKTSVQAFSLSEANEALTHLRTGKLQGAAVLMVS, encoded by the coding sequence ATGCGCGCAATGGTTCTTGAATCACCGCGAACCCCCCTTCGTGAAATGCGCCTGCCAAGGCCGACACCCGGCACCGGACAGGTTCTTGTTCGTGTCTCCGCCTGCGCCGTCTGTCGCACCGATCTTCAGATCGCGGACGGAGAGTTGACTCATTCCAAGCTGCCCTTGGTGTTGGGACACGAGGTTGTCGGGCAGGTAGTGGAAACAGGCAGCGGAGCGGAACGCTTCAAGATTGGCACCCGAGTGGGAATTCCCTGGCTAGGCTGGTCATGCGGCGAATGCCGCTACTGTCGATCCGAGCAGGAGAACCTCTGTGAAATGGCCCAGTTTACCGGCTATACCTTGGACGGTGGCTATGCCGAATACATGACGGCAGATGAACGGTTTTGCTTCGCCATTCCCGAAAGTTATTCCGATATCCATGCAGCCCCCCTGCTCTGCGCCGGCCTCATTGGATATCGATGCCTGTGCAAATCAGGCAAGGCGGAACGGCTCGGGATTTACGGCTTCGGAGCGGCAGGCCACATTGTTTCTCAAATTGCGCAACAGCAGGGGCGTCAAGTTTACGCATTCACCCGGCCAGGAGACGATGAAGCACAACAGTTCGCCCTCTCTTTAGGAGCTATCTGGTCGGGTGATTCCAAGACACGACCGCCTAAACTTCTCGATGCCGCGATCATTTTTGCTTCAAGCGGGGAATTGGTTCCTCAAGCACTCAAAGCGGTTGCTCCGGGCGGCATCGTCGTCTGTGGGGGCATCCACATGAGCGATATCCCATCGTTTTCTTACGACATCCTGTGGCGGGAGCGTTCGATCTGTTCCGTCGCCAATCTGACGCGGCGTGATGGAGAAGAGTTCATGGCATTGGCATCACGGCTCCCTCTGAAGACTTCGGTCCAAGCCTTTTCCCTTTCGGAAGCCAACGAGGCACTGACTCATTTGCGGACCGGAAAGCTGCAAGGTGCGGCTGTTCTAATGGTATCCTGA
- the pgi gene encoding glucose-6-phosphate isomerase, which produces MTKPLTQLPAWKALAANHKQMQKLPLRKLFADDPKRGERLTVEASGIYLDYSKNRITDHTLELLAQLARESNLGVRIAAMFRGEKINLTENRAVLHVALRAPKTETIIVDGENVVPRVHAVLEKMAVFSNQVRDGKWKGYTGKRIRTVINIGIGGSDLGPVMAYEALKHYSDREITFLFVSNVDGIDFAEATHDLDPAETLFIVSSKTFTTLETMTNAQSARDWLVKRLGGDRKAIASHFVAVSTNTERVTAFGIDPANMFGFWDWVGGRYSMDSAIGLSTMLAIGPDHFHAMLKGFREMDEHFLHAPFEINMPVLMGLLAVWNNDFLGAQTVAVLPYEQYLKRFPAYLQQLTMESNGKHVTFDGREVDYQTGPVYWGEPGTNGQHSFYQLIHQGTRLIPCDFIAFAHSLTPLGRHHDILLANVFAQAEALAFGKTPKEVEAEGTPKTLVPHCVFEGNRPSNVIMADRLTPEVLGKLVALYEHSVFTQGVIWNIDSFDQWGVELGKVLAQKIVPELESAAPPKLTHDSSTNTLIRRYRRMKKDK; this is translated from the coding sequence ATGACCAAGCCTCTCACGCAGCTTCCCGCCTGGAAGGCTCTCGCAGCGAACCACAAGCAGATGCAGAAGCTGCCGCTTCGGAAACTGTTTGCCGATGATCCCAAACGCGGCGAGCGCTTGACGGTCGAGGCATCGGGCATCTACCTCGATTACTCCAAGAACCGAATCACCGACCATACTCTCGAACTGTTGGCTCAACTGGCAAGGGAATCCAATTTGGGAGTGCGGATCGCAGCCATGTTCCGGGGTGAGAAGATCAACCTCACGGAAAACCGTGCCGTCCTTCATGTTGCCCTGCGCGCTCCAAAAACTGAAACCATCATTGTCGACGGGGAAAATGTCGTTCCCCGCGTCCATGCCGTGCTGGAAAAGATGGCTGTCTTTTCCAATCAGGTCCGAGACGGTAAATGGAAGGGCTATACGGGCAAGCGGATCAGGACCGTCATCAATATCGGAATTGGCGGCTCCGACCTCGGTCCCGTGATGGCTTACGAGGCACTCAAGCATTACAGCGATCGGGAAATCACCTTCCTCTTTGTCTCAAACGTCGATGGCATTGATTTCGCCGAGGCGACTCACGATCTCGACCCTGCGGAAACCCTGTTCATCGTTTCCTCGAAGACTTTCACGACGTTGGAGACCATGACCAACGCCCAGAGCGCTCGCGACTGGCTGGTCAAGCGGCTCGGAGGCGACCGGAAGGCGATTGCCAGCCATTTTGTGGCGGTTTCGACAAATACAGAGAGGGTTACCGCATTCGGCATCGATCCGGCGAATATGTTCGGCTTCTGGGACTGGGTCGGGGGGCGCTACTCGATGGACTCGGCCATCGGCCTTTCGACGATGCTGGCGATCGGTCCCGATCACTTTCATGCGATGCTCAAAGGTTTCCGAGAGATGGACGAGCACTTCCTGCACGCCCCCTTCGAGATCAACATGCCGGTGCTGATGGGATTGCTTGCAGTTTGGAACAATGACTTTCTGGGTGCCCAAACCGTGGCGGTTTTGCCCTATGAACAATACCTGAAGCGCTTCCCGGCCTACCTTCAACAGTTGACGATGGAGAGCAACGGCAAGCACGTGACGTTTGATGGGAGGGAAGTCGACTATCAGACAGGGCCGGTTTATTGGGGCGAACCGGGAACCAACGGCCAACACTCCTTCTATCAATTGATCCATCAGGGAACCCGGTTGATCCCGTGCGACTTCATCGCCTTCGCCCATTCCCTGACTCCCCTTGGCCGTCACCATGACATTCTCTTAGCCAACGTCTTCGCCCAGGCCGAGGCGTTGGCCTTTGGGAAAACCCCGAAGGAAGTCGAGGCCGAAGGAACGCCGAAGACACTCGTTCCGCATTGCGTCTTTGAAGGCAACCGTCCTTCGAACGTAATCATGGCCGATCGTCTCACCCCCGAGGTCCTGGGAAAACTCGTCGCACTTTACGAACACAGCGTCTTCACACAGGGCGTGATTTGGAACATCGATTCGTTCGATCAATGGGGCGTCGAATTAGGCAAGGTTCTTGCCCAGAAAATCGTCCCGGAACTCGAGAGCGCAGCTCCACCCAAACTCACCCATGACAGCTCAACGAATACCCTGATTCGTCGCTATCGAAGAATGAAGAAAGATAAATAA
- a CDS encoding copper-translocating P-type ATPase — MSEATYTCPMHPQVRQDHSGECPICGMTLEPINVHSNDKEEGKSELDDMTRRFWIGVAFSVPVLILSMGRELPLIRNVPAQLSIVIQGGLSTPVVLWAGAPFFSRAWRSLIHRNMNMFTLVALGTGTAYGFSLFTTLFPHLLPDSLRHAGIPPVYFEAAAVITTLVLLGQVLELRARSGTGKAIQALLRLTPNIAHRIQTGVEQDAPIDQILVGDLLRVRPGEKIPVDGRVTEGKTFVDESMITGEPIPVAKETGESVVAGTINGNGSIVMRAEKVGGETLLARIVQMVSEAQRSRAPIQRLADKVSGWFVPAVILLAVSTFAVWMIWGPIPSLGYALVNAVAVLIIACPCALGLATPMSIMVAVGRGAHAGILVKNAESLEALEKVDTLVIDKTGTLTEGKPTVTALHPASGFDEETLLRSAAALESRSEHPLASAIVKAAKERSLSWSEPENFDSITGGGVRGRWEGKEIVVGKPSLLAEKGMNLSETADEAKRLAESGNTVIAVGIDGKVAGLIALNDPIKQTTPEAVQTLNRLGLRLVMMTGDNSQTADRIGKTLGIDEVIGGVLPQGKYDRIVELKKTGKTVVMAGDGINDAPALAAADVGIAMGTGTDVAMHSAGITLIKGDLRGIAQAIALSRATMRNIRQNLLFAFLYNGLGIPIAAGALYPTFGLLLSPMIASAAMSLSSVSVIGNALRLRNLDLDR, encoded by the coding sequence ATGTCGGAAGCCACTTACACCTGCCCCATGCATCCCCAGGTGCGGCAAGATCATTCCGGGGAATGCCCGATTTGCGGCATGACATTGGAGCCGATCAACGTCCATTCCAACGACAAAGAGGAAGGGAAATCTGAACTGGATGACATGACCCGCCGGTTTTGGATCGGCGTCGCCTTCAGCGTCCCGGTTCTCATCCTATCGATGGGACGGGAATTGCCGCTCATCCGTAACGTTCCAGCTCAACTTTCCATCGTCATTCAAGGGGGACTAAGCACTCCCGTCGTTCTCTGGGCGGGGGCTCCCTTCTTTTCTCGGGCATGGCGCTCCTTGATCCATCGCAACATGAATATGTTCACGCTGGTAGCGCTCGGAACCGGGACGGCCTACGGATTCAGCCTTTTTACGACGCTCTTCCCTCATCTCCTACCTGATTCCCTGAGACATGCCGGCATTCCTCCCGTCTACTTCGAGGCAGCGGCGGTTATTACCACGCTCGTTCTCCTTGGACAGGTTCTCGAATTGAGAGCCCGCTCAGGCACCGGAAAGGCGATCCAGGCGCTCTTGAGGTTAACCCCCAATATCGCCCATCGCATCCAGACCGGGGTAGAGCAAGACGCCCCCATTGATCAGATCCTGGTCGGCGATCTGCTCCGCGTCAGACCGGGCGAAAAGATTCCAGTCGACGGGCGGGTCACCGAAGGAAAGACCTTCGTGGATGAATCGATGATCACAGGAGAACCGATACCTGTCGCCAAAGAGACCGGAGAGTCGGTTGTCGCAGGCACGATCAACGGCAACGGCAGCATCGTCATGCGTGCGGAGAAAGTGGGAGGAGAAACGCTCCTTGCCAGAATCGTGCAGATGGTCTCCGAGGCGCAACGGAGCCGGGCGCCGATTCAGCGACTCGCCGACAAGGTATCCGGATGGTTCGTGCCCGCCGTGATCTTGCTGGCGGTGTCGACCTTTGCAGTTTGGATGATCTGGGGGCCCATTCCGTCGCTCGGCTATGCTTTGGTCAATGCCGTCGCCGTCCTGATCATTGCCTGCCCCTGCGCGCTCGGTCTGGCCACCCCCATGTCGATCATGGTGGCCGTAGGGCGGGGAGCCCATGCCGGCATCCTCGTCAAGAACGCCGAAAGCCTCGAGGCACTGGAGAAGGTCGACACCCTGGTGATCGACAAGACGGGAACCCTTACGGAAGGAAAGCCGACCGTGACAGCGTTGCATCCTGCCTCCGGTTTCGACGAGGAAACCTTGCTCCGCAGCGCAGCCGCCTTGGAAAGCCGCAGCGAACACCCCCTGGCTTCCGCCATCGTGAAGGCAGCGAAGGAACGCTCCCTGTCCTGGAGCGAGCCGGAGAACTTCGACTCGATTACCGGAGGCGGTGTGCGAGGGCGCTGGGAGGGGAAGGAAATCGTGGTGGGAAAGCCGTCTCTCCTCGCAGAGAAGGGCATGAACCTATCGGAAACAGCCGACGAGGCAAAACGACTCGCCGAATCGGGTAATACCGTTATCGCCGTCGGCATCGACGGAAAGGTGGCCGGACTCATCGCCTTAAACGACCCGATCAAACAGACTACGCCCGAGGCGGTCCAGACACTCAACCGACTCGGCCTGCGGCTCGTCATGATGACGGGAGACAACTCACAAACCGCCGATCGGATCGGCAAAACGCTCGGAATCGACGAGGTGATCGGCGGAGTCCTCCCCCAAGGCAAATACGACCGAATCGTGGAATTGAAGAAAACAGGCAAAACCGTGGTCATGGCTGGCGATGGCATCAACGACGCCCCCGCCCTGGCGGCGGCCGATGTCGGGATTGCCATGGGGACCGGCACCGACGTTGCCATGCACAGCGCCGGAATCACGCTGATTAAGGGAGACCTTCGGGGCATCGCACAGGCCATTGCACTGAGCCGTGCGACGATGCGGAACATTCGGCAAAACCTTCTCTTTGCCTTCCTCTACAACGGCCTTGGCATCCCCATCGCGGCCGGGGCGCTTTACCCTACATTCGGATTGCTACTCAGTCCCATGATCGCCAGCGCTGCCATGAGCCTTAGTTCCGTCTCGGTGATTGGCAACGCCCTTCGACTGCGAAACCTCGATCTGGATCGATAG
- a CDS encoding F0F1 ATP synthase subunit gamma, which produces MSDTTASLTRQLGSAGDLQSVVRAMKALAASKVGEYERSVRALEDYYRTVELGLGLCLREGEAAVPKVAPRGRSEKETLGVIVFGSDQGLVGQFNEVVVDYVIKILATLSGKPKIWAVGERVQARLIDAGLPVRGLFTVPNSVKAITPLVGRIQIESEEHRTQGEYASVYVFHNRPRFGALYEPVCQRLLPLDDQWQKELAGVPWPTGSLPQAVGGRMAILPALIREYLFISLFRACAESLASENASRLAAMERANRNIEELLESLHGTFHRLRQSTIDEELFDVVSGFEALVQQQTSERASPNP; this is translated from the coding sequence GTGAGCGATACCACTGCCAGCCTGACCCGCCAACTCGGGAGCGCCGGAGACCTTCAGTCCGTGGTGCGTGCGATGAAAGCCTTGGCAGCTTCAAAGGTGGGGGAATACGAGAGGTCGGTGCGGGCTTTGGAAGATTATTACCGGACGGTCGAGCTGGGATTGGGCTTATGCCTTAGGGAGGGAGAGGCGGCTGTCCCGAAGGTAGCGCCAAGAGGGAGGAGCGAAAAGGAAACCCTCGGTGTCATCGTATTCGGCTCCGATCAGGGACTGGTGGGCCAGTTCAATGAGGTCGTGGTCGATTATGTCATCAAGATCCTTGCCACGTTGTCCGGAAAGCCAAAAATCTGGGCAGTGGGCGAGCGAGTTCAAGCCCGCCTGATCGATGCGGGGCTGCCGGTGAGAGGACTCTTCACGGTGCCGAATTCGGTCAAAGCCATCACCCCTCTGGTCGGGCGGATTCAAATCGAAAGCGAGGAGCATCGGACCCAGGGCGAGTACGCTTCCGTCTATGTCTTTCATAATCGGCCCCGGTTCGGAGCACTCTATGAGCCGGTCTGTCAGCGGTTGCTGCCATTGGACGATCAATGGCAAAAGGAGCTGGCGGGAGTGCCGTGGCCGACGGGAAGCCTGCCCCAGGCCGTGGGGGGCAGGATGGCAATCCTTCCCGCGCTCATTCGAGAATATCTTTTCATCTCGCTCTTTCGGGCGTGCGCCGAGTCATTGGCAAGCGAGAACGCCAGCCGCCTGGCGGCCATGGAAAGGGCCAACAGAAACATCGAGGAATTGCTCGAAAGTCTGCACGGCACCTTCCATCGCCTGCGGCAGAGCACAATCGATGAAGAGCTGTTCGACGTGGTCTCGGGCTTCGAGGCGCTGGTTCAACAGCAGACCTCTGAAAGAGCGTCTCCCAATCCATAG
- a CDS encoding PRC-barrel domain-containing protein — MLIKVKTLKDFKLDSLDGEIGKVEEFYFDDLHWTIRYLVANTNNWLTGRQVLIAPYALTSVMREEKDIAISLTKKQIEESPSLSYDKPVSRQFEGDYYGYYGWPVYWGGPYMWGAYPYFPYIIRDSGKWGQYVQDQNAWDPHLRSTEAVTGYRIQASDGEIGHVEDFVIDDETWAIRYLIVDTQNWWPGKKVLISPKWIERVSWNDSKVFINVPRETIKQAPEYTEEALLTRDYENGLHRHYGRQGYWIDEEASVGQSH, encoded by the coding sequence ATGCTCATCAAAGTCAAAACCCTGAAGGATTTCAAGTTGGATAGCCTCGACGGAGAAATAGGGAAAGTCGAAGAGTTCTACTTCGACGACCTTCACTGGACGATTCGCTATCTCGTCGCCAACACCAATAACTGGCTTACGGGCAGACAGGTCTTGATTGCTCCCTATGCGCTCACATCCGTGATGAGAGAGGAGAAAGATATCGCCATCAGCCTGACCAAAAAGCAAATCGAGGAGAGCCCCTCCTTAAGCTACGACAAGCCCGTCTCCCGCCAATTCGAGGGAGACTATTACGGTTACTATGGGTGGCCCGTTTACTGGGGAGGACCGTACATGTGGGGGGCTTACCCGTACTTTCCCTATATCATACGGGATTCCGGCAAGTGGGGCCAATACGTCCAGGACCAGAACGCCTGGGATCCCCATTTGCGGAGCACGGAAGCCGTAACCGGTTATCGCATTCAGGCCTCGGACGGCGAGATCGGTCACGTCGAGGATTTTGTCATTGATGACGAAACGTGGGCGATTCGATATCTCATCGTCGACACGCAGAACTGGTGGCCCGGCAAAAAGGTTCTCATCTCGCCCAAATGGATCGAGCGCGTGAGTTGGAATGATTCCAAGGTCTTCATCAACGTGCCCCGGGAAACCATCAAGCAAGCCCCCGAATACACCGAGGAAGCGCTACTTACCCGGGATTACGAGAACGGGTTGCATCGCCATTACGGCCGCCAGGGATACTGGATCGATGAGGAGGCGAGTGTCGGCCAGTCGCATTGA
- a CDS encoding NUDIX hydrolase, translating into MKADPSKSTDSVLYQGRYLRFLQDNDWEYVERIKAMGIVAILATTDTGKILLVEQYRTPLRAHTIEIPSGVAGDLHGNERETLSEAANRELLEETGYLAETIEYLTEGPVSAGLSTEIVTFFRAHGLTKSADGAAPISEKIVVHEVDRKNLTAWLNEKHAEGKLIDYRIYAALYLGT; encoded by the coding sequence ATGAAAGCAGATCCATCAAAGAGCACTGATTCCGTCTTGTACCAAGGCCGGTACCTGCGCTTTCTTCAGGACAACGATTGGGAATACGTCGAGCGGATCAAGGCCATGGGCATCGTCGCGATTCTCGCCACCACCGACACGGGCAAAATCCTCCTGGTGGAGCAATACCGAACTCCACTCCGGGCTCACACCATCGAAATTCCGTCAGGCGTGGCGGGAGATCTCCATGGGAACGAAAGAGAGACGCTGTCCGAAGCGGCAAACCGAGAATTGCTCGAAGAAACCGGCTATCTGGCCGAAACGATAGAATATCTGACCGAGGGGCCTGTTTCCGCAGGCTTATCGACTGAAATCGTCACCTTTTTTCGGGCTCACGGATTGACGAAATCCGCGGACGGCGCGGCTCCTATTTCGGAGAAAATCGTGGTCCATGAAGTCGACCGAAAAAACCTCACCGCGTGGCTCAATGAAAAGCACGCTGAAGGTAAACTCATCGATTACAGGATCTACGCCGCGCTCTACCTCGGCACGTAA